Proteins encoded together in one Labrus bergylta chromosome 20, fLabBer1.1, whole genome shotgun sequence window:
- the LOC109987458 gene encoding myelin-associated glycoprotein-like, with product MMTTANMLLIAFFLSGALSLCPKWSNLFMTTPQKMEALTGSCLQIPCNFWARYRNDFDDSETFGVWIKSGPEFGINQNNVIFNSSRIFNTYLMRIVGNLKQKNCTTLFSKLLPKYSDNYFFRIEKWPFRETALCDPLQITVKDSPPSPKLIISGDLKEKESVTITCSASTPCPLSPPKLTWNLKQDSLNNMEENPDKTFMTKIQEQITVTDKHDGYNITCSATYPVNEGKEVKTAEETQTLRVSYASQNPLVSDSPSDLTTQRVNLTCSSRANPPVSSFTWFKFGVVVYITVKILGIVMLYSTLIIFECWLRSRCCHKQVKDAVESEYVYQMIEV from the exons ATGATGACGACAGCCAACATGTTACTGATTGCCTTCTTTCTATCAG gggctttgtctttgtgtcctaAATGGTCAAACCTCTTCATGACTACACCGCAGAAGATGGAAGCACTGACTGGATCCTGTTTGCAAATCCCATGTAACTTTTGGGCAAGATATAGGAACGACTTTGACGACAGTGAAACCTTTGGAGTCTGGATCAAAAGCGGCCCCGAATTTGgaatcaatcaaaacaatgtGATTTTCAATAGTAGCAGAAtatttaacacatatctgatgAGGATTGTAGGGAACCTAAAACAGAAAAATTGCACCACTCTTTTTTCCAAATTACTCCCAAAGTATTCTGACAACTACTTTTTCAGAATTGAAAAATGGCCATTCAGGGAAACAGCTCTTTGTGACCCTCTTCAAATAACAGTTAAAG ATTCTCCTCCGAGCCCCAAACTAATCATCTCAGGAGATCTGAAGGAGAAGGAGTCTGTCACTATAACCTGCTCAGCTTCCACTCCCTGTCCACTCTCccctcctaaactcacctggaATCTCAAACAAGACTCTCTCAACAACATGGAGGAAAACCCAGATAAAACCTTCATGACTAAAATCCAGGAGCAGATCACTGTGACGGACAAACATGATGGATACAACATCACCTGTTCTGCCACATATCCTGTGAATGAAGGAAAAGAAGTcaagacagcagaggagacacagacTCTCAGAGTTTCAT ATGCTTCTCAAAACCCTTTGGTGTCCGACAGTCCATCAGATTTGACGACACAACGTGTGAACCTGACCTGCTCCAGCAGAGCCAATCCTCCTGTCAGCAGCTTCACCTGGTTCAAGTTTGGGGTTGTTGTCTACATCACAGTGAAGATCCTGGGCATCGTGATGCTCTACAGTACACTTATCATCTTTGAGTG TTGGTTGAGATCAAGATGCTGCCACAAACAAGTGAAG gACGCAGTTGAATCCGAGTATGTCTACCAAATGATTGAGGTTTAA